From Aristaeella lactis, the proteins below share one genomic window:
- a CDS encoding S41 family peptidase produces MLTDEQKIYELSLIWKEAEYNFAFWDKVKIDWDGEYRKALPRVLAAKDRYEYYRELTRFLALLGDGHTDVSMPMDLMQDPEYCSMLPVVLYQFDEGIAVLNVTEEYKDRISLYSILKKIDGMDASEYVREKVYPYIWHAHEEACRVNAMNGLMIGRAGSRLNCTFEKDGEQFDIELTRENPVNLHWCNMEYLFNANNKNRTILKGDFLKGDSCSIEMTEDDIAVITISSFMDNDMPGKVYACFDELKKARGYIINVRGNGGGNSGNGDAIAAMFIDGDFESCGAETQVYEPTFRAWAACRDDFRNATAEELEAKHLDEESLRAFRMSRHICYKREIGTKKNQAPGKLNGPVAVLMNELTFSAAEDFVDVMKAHTNAVFIGGNTGGSSGQPLFFKLESGGSFRICTRRCYAQNGEDIYNKGFSPDIRLPWTVRDVIDRRDAGMAKALEYLRSK; encoded by the coding sequence ATGCTGACCGATGAACAAAAAATCTATGAGCTTTCGCTGATCTGGAAAGAAGCGGAATATAACTTTGCGTTCTGGGACAAGGTAAAGATCGACTGGGACGGAGAATACAGGAAGGCCCTGCCCAGGGTTCTGGCGGCAAAGGACAGGTATGAATACTACCGGGAGCTTACGCGCTTCCTCGCTCTCCTGGGAGACGGTCATACGGATGTCAGTATGCCGATGGATCTGATGCAGGATCCGGAGTACTGTTCGATGCTTCCGGTCGTGCTGTATCAATTCGATGAAGGGATTGCCGTACTGAATGTGACGGAAGAATACAAGGACAGAATCAGCCTGTACAGCATCCTGAAGAAGATAGACGGAATGGATGCTTCCGAGTATGTGAGAGAAAAGGTCTATCCCTATATCTGGCATGCCCATGAGGAGGCATGCCGGGTCAACGCAATGAACGGCCTGATGATCGGCAGGGCAGGAAGCAGGCTGAACTGCACCTTTGAAAAGGACGGGGAGCAGTTTGACATTGAACTGACCCGGGAGAATCCCGTGAATCTGCACTGGTGCAACATGGAGTATCTGTTCAACGCCAACAATAAGAACAGAACCATCCTGAAGGGGGATTTCCTGAAGGGAGACAGCTGCAGCATTGAAATGACTGAGGACGATATCGCGGTGATAACGATCAGTTCCTTTATGGACAATGATATGCCCGGCAAAGTATATGCCTGCTTTGACGAGTTGAAAAAGGCAAGGGGATATATTATCAATGTCAGGGGGAACGGCGGCGGGAACAGCGGGAACGGTGACGCGATCGCGGCGATGTTCATAGACGGTGATTTTGAAAGCTGCGGCGCCGAGACACAGGTTTATGAGCCGACTTTCAGGGCCTGGGCAGCGTGCAGGGATGATTTCAGGAACGCGACCGCTGAAGAACTGGAGGCAAAGCACCTGGATGAGGAAAGCCTGAGGGCCTTCAGAATGAGCCGCCATATCTGCTATAAAAGGGAAATCGGCACAAAGAAGAACCAGGCTCCCGGAAAGCTGAACGGGCCGGTTGCTGTGCTGATGAACGAACTGACATTTTCAGCAGCGGAGGATTTTGTGGATGTGATGAAGGCACATACCAACGCGGTGTTTATCGGAGGCAATACAGGGGGCTCTTCGGGACAGCCCTTATTCTTCAAACTTGAAAGCGGGGGATCATTCCGGATCTGCACCAGGCGGTGCTATGCCCAGAACGGCGAGGATATATACAATAAGGGCTTCTCGCCCGATATAAGGCTTCCGTGGACAGTAAGGGACGTGATCGACCGCCGCGATGCGGGAATGGCAAAAGCACTGGAATACCTCAGGAGCAAATAA
- a CDS encoding RNA polymerase sigma factor — translation MVKRDLLKTIDDGLLDKLYGFCYARTNDSYEAEELCSDIVYALLKAADTDGEIGNVYPFIWKVARNVYADYSQKRSKHSAVFYEGDPEKAMQDTEAAEEDDASDALILICRRIAFLTKAYREVMIAFYLDGLSTAEIAKKLDVGEGTVRQRLFSARQKIRGEMEEMKEMDHRPVALENIDFVIWGTGRPSWGDPRQVCTRQFSRHIVWLCHQKPRSASEIAEELNVPTVYVEEELEILTKGMNGEYGLLRRLDNGRYAINFILLDKDVIEKAMELYTARVPQICDIITEHIEKHKEEYLAFPYLNKKVDLNLILWQQIKHLASVYPGAVASILEQKYLKDIQKTNRPFTVYGYVDIGKYFGGGCDGTDADNLCGYSRIYMENIYITRIRKHFCAEADISKDPQIQLAIRAIKGLNVAAISEKDKEHAAKAIESGYLYRDGDMLYTKILVSEQKDSHLFDLSYRLDSSSLKSAAESTADELAALYRKAIPDYLMGEWTYANYLASMPVLDAVVECLIEKGLLTPPENGLGAEGCYMIVEK, via the coding sequence ATGGTTAAAAGAGATTTGCTGAAAACAATCGATGACGGACTGCTTGATAAGCTGTACGGATTTTGCTATGCCCGAACGAATGACAGCTATGAAGCGGAGGAGCTTTGCTCAGATATCGTTTATGCCCTCCTGAAGGCGGCGGATACTGACGGAGAGATCGGGAACGTTTATCCGTTCATATGGAAAGTGGCGCGAAATGTTTATGCCGATTATTCCCAAAAACGCAGCAAACATTCGGCTGTGTTCTATGAGGGAGATCCGGAAAAGGCAATGCAGGACACTGAAGCAGCGGAAGAAGACGATGCTTCGGACGCACTGATCCTGATCTGCCGACGTATTGCTTTCCTGACAAAGGCATACCGCGAAGTCATGATCGCCTTTTACCTGGACGGACTATCCACAGCAGAGATCGCGAAAAAACTGGATGTCGGGGAAGGCACTGTCCGGCAGCGTTTGTTTTCGGCAAGGCAGAAGATCAGAGGTGAGATGGAAGAAATGAAAGAGATGGATCACAGACCTGTGGCGCTGGAGAATATTGATTTTGTGATATGGGGAACCGGACGGCCTTCCTGGGGAGATCCGCGGCAGGTATGCACGCGGCAGTTTTCCAGGCATATCGTATGGCTTTGCCATCAGAAACCGAGAAGCGCGTCGGAGATCGCTGAAGAACTCAATGTGCCGACGGTGTATGTGGAAGAGGAACTGGAAATCCTGACAAAAGGCATGAATGGTGAGTACGGCCTGCTGCGCCGCCTGGACAACGGCAGATACGCGATCAACTTTATTCTCCTTGATAAAGATGTGATTGAAAAAGCAATGGAGCTGTATACAGCCCGGGTGCCCCAAATCTGCGACATTATCACAGAGCATATTGAAAAGCATAAGGAAGAGTATCTCGCTTTTCCGTACCTGAACAAAAAGGTGGATCTGAACCTGATCCTCTGGCAGCAGATAAAGCATCTGGCATCTGTATATCCCGGTGCCGTTGCTTCGATCCTGGAGCAGAAGTACCTAAAGGATATCCAAAAAACAAACAGGCCCTTTACGGTATACGGATATGTGGATATCGGGAAGTATTTCGGCGGGGGCTGTGACGGAACCGACGCTGACAACCTTTGCGGATATTCCCGGATTTACATGGAGAATATCTATATCACACGCATCCGGAAACACTTCTGTGCTGAAGCTGATATCTCCAAAGATCCGCAGATTCAGCTGGCTATCCGCGCGATCAAAGGACTGAATGTGGCAGCGATTTCTGAAAAGGATAAGGAGCACGCGGCCAAAGCTATCGAGAGCGGGTATCTGTACCGTGACGGTGATATGCTGTATACGAAGATCCTGGTCAGTGAACAAAAGGACAGCCATCTGTTTGATCTCAGTTACCGCCTTGACAGCAGCAGCCTGAAGAGCGCGGCGGAAAGCACAGCGGATGAACTGGCGGCGCTTTACAGGAAAGCGATTCCCGACTACCTGATGGGTGAATGGACCTATGCCAATTATCTTGCCAGCATGCCGGTACTTGACGCCGTGGTGGAGTGCCTGATCGAAAAAGGCCTGCTGACCCCGCCGGAAAACGGACTTGGCGCGGAAGGATGCTACATGATTGTTGAAAAGTAA
- a CDS encoding helix-turn-helix transcriptional regulator, with amino-acid sequence MNMTLGRKIQEIRVSRGMSQEEFGEMLGATRQTVSKWELDQAVPDIRKIVAISRLFCVSTDDLLVNVTNFEKEGVRFVCGIYRKGCCEIVETEKLLLEYYGRDKHTIGARVYKGNGSVKKLTAICERDCRISREEPTFYAYQYNDTVYTNHPEFEALMGEEFRRERLDQMDRLDSFLINHGDKPLHTVSEVGIRRALEEWRKGVVMSVSDDSFRISLCTGNVEYIFSIYPQDTNIYCGCSYNAPFELGLKSSGQYFRMRNYKDNSDFFCGFFFDFGRQLQEDKDGTVTISYGQDQPDACGMMQWIVKRYSDDEIILQGCNGDEYPFHKDETKFEYFL; translated from the coding sequence ATGAATATGACGCTTGGCCGTAAGATCCAGGAGATCCGCGTATCCCGCGGCATGTCCCAGGAAGAATTCGGAGAGATGCTCGGTGCGACAAGGCAGACTGTTTCCAAGTGGGAACTGGACCAGGCTGTACCGGATATCCGGAAGATCGTCGCTATCAGCCGACTGTTTTGCGTGTCAACCGACGATTTGCTTGTCAATGTTACCAACTTCGAAAAGGAAGGTGTCCGCTTTGTCTGTGGCATCTACCGCAAAGGCTGCTGCGAGATCGTTGAGACGGAAAAGCTGCTCCTGGAGTATTACGGCCGGGACAAGCATACGATCGGCGCCAGGGTATACAAGGGAAACGGTTCTGTGAAGAAACTGACCGCCATCTGTGAGCGGGACTGCAGGATAAGCCGCGAAGAGCCCACGTTCTATGCCTATCAGTATAATGACACAGTTTATACCAATCACCCGGAATTTGAAGCCCTCATGGGCGAAGAATTCCGGCGGGAACGGCTGGATCAGATGGACCGGCTGGACAGCTTCCTGATCAATCACGGCGACAAGCCGCTTCATACGGTTTCGGAGGTCGGTATCCGCCGGGCACTGGAAGAGTGGCGGAAGGGTGTTGTTATGTCTGTTTCGGATGATTCCTTCAGAATCAGTTTGTGTACCGGAAACGTTGAGTATATTTTCAGCATTTATCCGCAGGATACCAACATCTATTGCGGCTGTAGCTACAATGCGCCGTTTGAACTGGGCCTGAAATCCTCCGGGCAGTATTTCCGGATGCGGAACTATAAGGATAATTCCGACTTTTTCTGCGGTTTTTTCTTCGACTTCGGCCGCCAGCTCCAGGAAGATAAGGACGGCACTGTTACGATCAGCTACGGCCAGGATCAGCCGGATGCCTGCGGAATGATGCAGTGGATCGTTAAACGTTACAGCGATGATGAAATCATCCTTCAGGGCTGCAACGGGGATGAATATCCGTTCCATAAAGACGAAACCAAATTTGAGTACTTCCTCTGA
- a CDS encoding lactate utilization protein, with amino-acid sequence MNPNITKRNELLAQKVIKGLESRNMTGYYAASKEEALKLALSLIPEYSTVTMGGAMSAHEIGLVNAVKSGNYHFIDRDTAEDKRAAMLAAYDADVFLSSVNAMTDDGILVNIDGNSNRVSAICQGPKQVLFIVGMNKICGDLDSAMKRARNVAAPTNAQRFGLSTPCAKTGKCMDCKSPDTICCQFLITRFSRHTGRIHVILVNDTLGF; translated from the coding sequence ATGAATCCGAACATCACCAAACGGAATGAACTCCTCGCGCAAAAGGTCATCAAGGGACTGGAATCCCGCAATATGACCGGTTATTACGCCGCCTCAAAGGAAGAAGCACTGAAGCTCGCCCTCAGCCTGATTCCGGAATACAGCACCGTTACCATGGGCGGCGCCATGAGCGCTCATGAGATCGGCCTGGTCAATGCCGTAAAGTCCGGCAATTATCATTTCATCGACCGGGATACCGCGGAAGACAAGCGTGCCGCCATGCTCGCCGCCTATGACGCGGATGTGTTCCTGTCCAGCGTAAACGCCATGACGGATGACGGGATCCTCGTCAACATCGACGGGAACTCCAACCGTGTTTCCGCCATCTGCCAGGGACCGAAGCAGGTCCTCTTCATCGTGGGAATGAACAAGATCTGCGGTGACCTGGACAGCGCCATGAAACGGGCCCGCAACGTGGCCGCGCCGACCAACGCCCAGCGTTTCGGCCTGTCCACGCCCTGTGCGAAGACCGGTAAGTGCATGGACTGCAAGAGCCCTGATACCATCTGCTGCCAGTTCCTGATCACCCGGTTCAGCCGCCACACCGGCCGAATCCACGTGATCCTTGTCAACGACACCCTCGGCTTCTGA
- a CDS encoding MFS transporter, protein MNYKKSLSPVTFHYMIITGGFWMAFCVVTAYAAVYLQGVGCSNAELGLILALGNVGGALLSPVLGARIDRNRNLRHATVVNVLLAIQVVLLVLLRIHPRHDLLNAACYVLYMTAMMPVNAVNLDLCVRLERAKAPLNFGLARSMGSFSFVILSTLLGVITAQWGHLSLPFAGLAVVLLQFIGNRIIDRDLRQFEAVLPPSENEVREQSSSLPVFIRENRMFCLMLFGTIIIFIAHNMDGNFLINEIRALGGDTAIMGYVAAFTAITEVPIMMFASRLPKRWSTVQYIRLALVLFVFKALAYALAPNIPLFFASRVFQAPSYALYTVLIVGYADSQVARKDSAKAQSLAFSMTTIGSVLASLIGGQMFDSVGVKPTMLTAVAICAVGTVIALFGTRQRQS, encoded by the coding sequence ATGAATTATAAGAAATCTCTTTCTCCCGTCACCTTTCATTACATGATCATCACCGGCGGGTTCTGGATGGCCTTCTGTGTGGTCACTGCCTATGCCGCCGTCTATCTGCAGGGTGTCGGGTGTTCCAATGCGGAACTGGGCCTTATCCTGGCCCTGGGCAACGTGGGCGGAGCCCTGCTCAGCCCTGTGCTTGGCGCGCGGATCGACCGGAACCGGAACCTCCGTCATGCCACGGTTGTCAATGTGCTTCTGGCCATCCAGGTGGTCCTGCTCGTTCTCCTGCGGATTCATCCCCGCCATGACCTGCTGAACGCCGCCTGCTATGTGCTCTATATGACCGCCATGATGCCGGTCAACGCCGTCAACCTGGACCTCTGCGTCCGGCTGGAGCGGGCGAAAGCACCGCTGAACTTCGGCCTTGCCCGTTCCATGGGCAGTTTCTCCTTCGTGATCCTGAGCACCCTTCTGGGCGTCATTACAGCCCAATGGGGGCATCTGTCCCTGCCCTTTGCCGGGCTGGCAGTGGTGCTTTTGCAGTTCATCGGCAACCGGATCATCGACCGGGATCTGCGTCAGTTCGAAGCGGTCCTGCCGCCCTCTGAAAACGAGGTGCGGGAACAGTCCTCCTCCCTCCCCGTCTTTATCCGGGAAAACAGGATGTTCTGCCTCATGCTCTTCGGTACCATCATCATTTTCATCGCCCATAACATGGACGGCAACTTCCTGATCAATGAGATCCGCGCCCTGGGCGGCGATACCGCCATCATGGGTTATGTGGCGGCCTTCACAGCCATCACGGAAGTGCCGATCATGATGTTTGCCTCCAGGCTTCCGAAGCGCTGGTCCACGGTGCAGTATATCCGCCTGGCTCTTGTCCTCTTTGTCTTCAAAGCCCTGGCTTACGCCCTGGCGCCGAACATTCCCCTGTTCTTCGCCTCCCGCGTCTTCCAGGCTCCCAGCTACGCGCTCTATACCGTCCTCATTGTCGGCTACGCGGACAGCCAGGTCGCCCGCAAGGATTCGGCCAAAGCCCAGAGCCTTGCCTTCAGCATGACCACCATCGGTTCAGTGCTGGCCAGCCTTATCGGCGGCCAGATGTTTGACTCCGTGGGCGTAAAGCCCACCATGCTCACCGCCGTCGCCATCTGCGCTGTCGGCACTGTTATAGCTTTGTTTGGAACCCGCCAGCGCCAAAGTTGA
- a CDS encoding glycosyltransferase family 2 protein → MIPEQDEAMVSVVIPAYNATGTLERLFACLLNQTWQNLQIILVNDGSKDGTEEMARKIAEEDSRLTVVSQGNLGISYARNAGVALCKGKYIRFIDADDTLPLDSIERMVRRAEKDGSELVIGGYDQYFGERKSFHNLAGRDDTVPCDDMMRHLCDHANSYFYGVLWNKLFLREIIEENGCRFQEDLTWGEDFAFVMDYLAGVKQVSFMKDSLYDYRRTAGSTSIQQVIDCVKHPAENTRIKGELYRHLKDMYRKRGLYEKYKNRLWMYLFRVGLG, encoded by the coding sequence TTGATCCCTGAACAGGACGAGGCCATGGTCAGTGTGGTCATTCCGGCCTACAACGCGACAGGAACCCTGGAAAGGCTGTTTGCCTGCCTGCTGAACCAGACGTGGCAGAACCTGCAGATCATCCTGGTGAATGACGGTAGCAAAGACGGGACCGAAGAGATGGCCAGGAAGATCGCGGAGGAAGATTCCCGGCTGACGGTGGTATCCCAGGGTAACCTGGGCATATCCTATGCCCGGAACGCGGGCGTAGCCCTGTGCAAGGGGAAATACATCCGCTTTATCGACGCGGATGATACGCTTCCGCTTGATTCCATTGAGCGGATGGTCCGCCGGGCTGAAAAGGACGGTTCCGAGCTGGTGATCGGCGGATATGACCAGTATTTTGGGGAACGGAAGAGCTTTCACAACCTGGCGGGACGGGACGATACGGTTCCCTGCGATGACATGATGCGCCACCTGTGCGATCACGCCAACTCCTACTTCTACGGCGTGCTGTGGAACAAGCTGTTCCTGCGGGAGATCATTGAGGAGAACGGCTGCCGGTTCCAGGAAGACCTGACCTGGGGCGAGGACTTCGCCTTTGTGATGGACTATCTCGCTGGCGTGAAGCAGGTGTCCTTTATGAAAGATTCCCTGTATGACTACCGCCGCACGGCGGGCAGTACCTCAATCCAGCAGGTGATCGACTGCGTGAAACATCCGGCGGAGAACACCCGGATCAAAGGAGAACTGTACCGGCACCTAAAGGATATGTACCGCAAACGCGGACTGTATGAGAAGTATAAGAACAGGCTGTGGATGTATTTGTTCAGAGTCGGATTGGGCTGA
- a CDS encoding lysylphosphatidylglycerol synthase transmembrane domain-containing protein, with protein MNPKLKKILSALFILVTFAAVFCIAFGNPELSNAWDALFSLDARWIAVVFLCWAGYAFFDALGTWFCLRKQGFRLGLWTVISVTLTGFYYSNITPGASGGQPMQVNSLRKAGVPVGNGTTAVTIRLIANQFMVSLLSLLFLLFNRAFVYQQLSDAMWFVRIGWIINFSVVPLVLLAAFRRSLVRRLASGLIGLAARIRLVKDREAALEKTYEVLDTYHTAIYDLFRSPAQLLLQCLCSALSMLALTGSIVFVYYAFGLSGTPWYHLLTLGLLLFVSASYTPLPGASGAQEGGFMRYFDGIFPGGTKGLALLIWRFFTYYLFLFVGVITVLLEKAGLYGHARRQDTEPDQTEDTVC; from the coding sequence ATGAACCCGAAACTGAAAAAAATACTCAGCGCGCTGTTCATCCTCGTAACCTTTGCCGCCGTCTTCTGTATCGCCTTCGGCAACCCGGAGCTGAGTAACGCCTGGGACGCGCTCTTCAGCCTGGATGCCAGGTGGATCGCCGTTGTTTTCCTCTGCTGGGCCGGATACGCTTTCTTTGACGCCCTTGGAACATGGTTTTGCCTGCGAAAGCAGGGGTTCCGGCTCGGCCTCTGGACCGTGATCAGCGTAACGCTGACCGGGTTTTATTACAGCAATATCACGCCCGGTGCCAGCGGTGGCCAGCCCATGCAGGTTAATTCCCTGCGCAAGGCCGGTGTCCCGGTTGGCAACGGCACCACGGCGGTCACCATCCGCCTCATCGCCAATCAGTTTATGGTGTCCCTGCTCAGCCTGCTGTTCCTGCTGTTCAACCGCGCTTTTGTGTATCAGCAGCTGAGTGATGCCATGTGGTTCGTCCGCATCGGCTGGATCATCAATTTCAGCGTGGTTCCCCTGGTGCTCCTGGCCGCCTTCAGGCGCAGCCTGGTGCGCCGTCTTGCCTCCGGCCTGATCGGCCTGGCCGCCCGGATCCGCCTGGTCAAAGACCGGGAAGCTGCGCTGGAAAAAACTTATGAAGTGCTGGATACCTATCATACGGCCATTTATGATCTGTTCCGCTCCCCTGCGCAGCTGCTCCTGCAGTGCCTGTGCAGCGCCTTGAGCATGCTGGCTCTGACCGGTTCCATCGTCTTCGTCTATTATGCTTTCGGGCTTTCCGGAACCCCCTGGTATCACCTGCTGACCCTGGGACTGCTGCTCTTCGTCAGTGCGAGCTATACGCCTCTCCCCGGTGCCAGCGGCGCTCAGGAAGGCGGTTTCATGCGTTATTTCGACGGCATCTTTCCCGGCGGAACCAAGGGCCTTGCCCTGCTGATCTGGCGTTTCTTTACCTATTACCTGTTCCTGTTTGTGGGCGTCATTACCGTTCTGCTTGAAAAGGCGGGCCTCTACGGCCATGCCCGCAGGCAGGACACTGAACCGGACCAAACGGAGGATACAGTATGTTAA
- a CDS encoding mechanosensitive ion channel family protein: MLSPARMIAAKVTPAPGVGEQVETDLKAATEGAKSILDKFPEFFSHLLISAIVLVIGLVIIKLGKKIIAGLARRRSKNSKVNSQRSETFRSIITSIFSYIMFFILVTIILNIFGVDVTSLLAAAGVVGIALAFGAQTLVKDLLAGLFIWGEGTIAVGDLVSINDLDGTVESITIRTTSIRNYNGNIYNIPNGDIRTITNMSRGFKRAIVNVPCPYEESQERLVSMVKEEMEIAAKEVEGIRTVPDVMSIVAFDKNSVRLQVAVVCPVGEHWRIEREIRTRIKARFDREGIMMPHYSVPETET; this comes from the coding sequence ATGTTAAGTCCTGCCAGAATGATAGCCGCCAAGGTAACACCTGCCCCTGGCGTGGGTGAGCAGGTTGAAACTGACCTGAAAGCAGCCACTGAGGGTGCCAAAAGCATCCTGGATAAATTCCCCGAGTTTTTCAGCCATCTGCTGATCTCAGCGATTGTGCTGGTCATCGGCCTGGTGATCATCAAGCTGGGTAAAAAGATCATTGCCGGCCTGGCCCGCCGCCGCAGCAAAAACAGCAAGGTCAATTCTCAGCGTTCTGAAACCTTCCGGTCGATCATCACCAGTATTTTCAGCTACATCATGTTCTTTATCCTGGTCACGATCATCCTGAACATCTTTGGTGTGGACGTGACCTCTCTGCTGGCCGCTGCCGGGGTTGTTGGTATCGCGCTGGCCTTCGGTGCCCAGACGCTGGTCAAGGACCTGCTTGCCGGTCTGTTCATCTGGGGTGAAGGCACCATTGCCGTGGGCGACCTGGTGAGCATCAACGATCTTGACGGCACCGTGGAGTCCATCACCATCCGCACCACTTCCATCCGGAACTATAATGGGAATATCTACAATATCCCCAACGGCGATATCCGGACCATCACCAACATGAGCCGCGGTTTCAAGCGGGCCATCGTCAACGTTCCCTGCCCCTATGAGGAAAGTCAGGAGCGCCTGGTCAGCATGGTGAAGGAAGAGATGGAGATCGCCGCGAAGGAAGTCGAAGGCATAAGGACCGTTCCGGATGTCATGAGCATCGTGGCCTTTGACAAAAACTCCGTCCGGCTTCAGGTGGCGGTGGTCTGTCCCGTGGGTGAACACTGGCGCATAGAGCGGGAAATCCGCACCCGGATCAAAGCCCGTTTTGACCGGGAAGGCATCATGATGCCGCACTATTCCGTTCCCGAAACAGAAACCTGA
- a CDS encoding alpha-galactosidase produces MSIRINEKERLFSLETIHTEYQMKADETGVLLHVWYGLKTGSDMSSRIRTANRGFCGNPYEQQTRFDYSLDTLPQEYSTDGVGDFRSAAVKVKLENGSRSVDWRYAGYRLLKGKEKPQGLPGLRGNAETEGLEICLEDKVSGLNAFLIYWLFEEQDVIVRSVRLENRGTEVITLGKAASVCMDFPYGKKEVMHFHGRHAMERVPERMGIPQGGRLAFESRRGMSSHQSNPFIILCDPAATERQGECWGFMLMYSGNHLEEVSMDQTGSVRVVSGIHPEGFEWKLAPGENFQTPEAILSFSAEGLNVLSRNYHRVIRKEVIAPRWRNAKKPVLVNSWEACYFDFDAEKLLDLSKAAKDLGMEMLVLDDGWFGKRNDDTTSLGDWVCNEGKLGCSLKELSERIHETGLKFGLWVEPEMISPDSDLYRAHPDWALQDPGRLPMVSRRQLVLDMGREEIQDYLFNRISAILNDAQIEYIKWDFNRSVANCWSGALPADRQGEAAHRFMLGTYRLLERLTAAFPDVMIEGCSGGGGRFDAGMLYYCPQIWCSDNTDAIERLEIQKGTSYGYPVCAMGSHVSACPNHQTGRTVPLETRGVVAQTGTFGYELNPAKLTDEEKQTVKQQIEAFHRYETLIEGGDYYRLDEGEEDYTAWMVVSPEKDEALVSFVATHVRSNGAFPLVRLQGLEPETVYRREDTGETVTGAALLQGISFGQMHGDYPAVQVRLKEMKNEK; encoded by the coding sequence GTGAGCATTCGGATTAACGAAAAGGAAAGACTGTTTTCCCTGGAAACAATCCATACAGAATACCAGATGAAGGCGGATGAGACGGGCGTACTGCTGCACGTATGGTACGGCCTGAAAACCGGATCGGACATGAGCAGCCGGATCCGTACGGCAAACCGCGGGTTCTGCGGCAATCCCTATGAGCAGCAGACACGGTTTGACTATTCCCTGGACACGCTGCCCCAGGAATACTCCACGGACGGGGTGGGTGACTTCCGCTCCGCCGCGGTAAAGGTAAAGCTGGAAAACGGCAGCCGAAGCGTAGACTGGCGCTATGCGGGATACCGCCTGCTGAAGGGCAAGGAAAAGCCGCAGGGCCTGCCGGGACTGCGGGGCAACGCGGAAACGGAAGGGCTGGAGATCTGCCTGGAGGACAAAGTCAGCGGTCTGAACGCGTTCCTGATATACTGGCTGTTTGAAGAGCAGGATGTGATCGTACGGAGCGTACGGCTTGAAAACCGCGGGACTGAAGTCATTACTCTGGGAAAAGCAGCTTCGGTCTGCATGGATTTTCCGTACGGCAAGAAGGAAGTCATGCATTTCCACGGACGGCATGCCATGGAAAGGGTGCCGGAGCGGATGGGGATCCCGCAGGGCGGCCGGCTGGCCTTTGAGTCCAGACGGGGTATGAGCAGCCACCAGAGCAATCCGTTTATCATTCTCTGCGATCCGGCTGCCACGGAACGGCAGGGAGAATGCTGGGGCTTTATGCTGATGTATTCCGGAAACCATCTGGAAGAGGTCAGCATGGACCAGACGGGAAGCGTGCGCGTGGTGAGCGGGATCCATCCGGAGGGATTTGAATGGAAGCTGGCGCCGGGAGAGAATTTCCAGACGCCGGAGGCAATCCTTTCCTTCAGTGCGGAAGGCCTGAACGTTCTGAGCCGGAACTATCACCGGGTGATCCGGAAAGAAGTGATCGCACCCCGGTGGAGAAACGCGAAAAAGCCCGTGCTGGTGAACAGCTGGGAAGCCTGCTATTTTGATTTTGACGCGGAGAAGCTGCTGGATCTGAGCAAGGCCGCGAAAGATCTGGGCATGGAAATGCTGGTCCTGGATGACGGCTGGTTCGGCAAGCGCAATGATGATACTACCAGCCTGGGTGACTGGGTATGCAATGAAGGTAAGCTGGGCTGCAGCCTGAAGGAACTGTCCGAACGGATCCACGAAACGGGATTGAAGTTCGGCCTGTGGGTGGAACCGGAGATGATCAGCCCGGATTCCGACCTGTACCGGGCTCATCCGGACTGGGCACTGCAGGATCCCGGAAGGCTGCCGATGGTTTCCAGACGCCAGCTGGTGCTGGACATGGGCAGGGAGGAAATCCAGGATTATCTGTTTAACAGGATCAGCGCGATATTGAATGACGCGCAGATTGAGTATATTAAATGGGACTTCAACCGGAGTGTGGCCAACTGCTGGTCCGGCGCGCTTCCCGCTGACAGGCAGGGAGAGGCGGCGCACCGGTTTATGCTGGGCACCTACCGGCTGCTGGAACGACTGACAGCAGCTTTTCCGGATGTGATGATCGAAGGCTGCTCCGGAGGCGGCGGACGGTTTGACGCAGGGATGCTCTATTACTGCCCGCAGATATGGTGTTCCGACAATACGGACGCCATTGAACGGCTGGAGATCCAGAAGGGCACCTCCTATGGCTATCCGGTGTGCGCCATGGGATCGCATGTATCCGCGTGCCCGAATCACCAGACAGGACGGACAGTACCGCTGGAGACACGGGGCGTTGTGGCACAGACGGGTACCTTCGGGTATGAGCTGAACCCGGCGAAGCTGACAGATGAAGAAAAGCAGACGGTGAAGCAGCAGATTGAGGCTTTCCACCGCTATGAGACCCTGATTGAAGGCGGAGACTATTACCGGCTGGATGAGGGCGAAGAGGACTATACGGCCTGGATGGTGGTAAGCCCGGAGAAAGACGAGGCACTGGTGAGCTTTGTGGCGACGCATGTGCGATCGAACGGAGCGTTCCCGCTGGTACGGCTGCAAGGGCTGGAGCCGGAAACTGTGTATCGGAGAGAAGACACGGGGGAGACGGTAACGGGAGCCGCACTGCTACAAGGAATTAGTTTCGGGCAGATGCATGGAGACTATCCGGCAGTACAGGTGCGGCTGAAAGAAATGAAGAATGAAAAATGA